One Zeugodacus cucurbitae isolate PBARC_wt_2022May chromosome 3, idZeuCucr1.2, whole genome shotgun sequence genomic region harbors:
- the LOC105209717 gene encoding LOW QUALITY PROTEIN: uncharacterized protein LOC105209717 (The sequence of the model RefSeq protein was modified relative to this genomic sequence to represent the inferred CDS: substituted 2 bases at 2 genomic stop codons) yields MDWVIHDELGITVGHVASGAAASAMVIGGVIPYVPQYLEIKKTQDADGFSLHVCLALLIANSLRIFFWFSKQYELPLLVQSVVMNITMFLMIHLCVKVKRMNASNRELTFSADDLRLPKVTTDTDTAGSVSTDAGVLKRARSRHYLNDLDYKYFWNWSDFQSYLDFMLVVWAVGAAITYLMLSVTWFMEAVGFCAVFTEAMLGAPQFLRNFKNKSTYGMSIQMVIMWTLGDMFKTGYFIVRESPTQFWICGTLQVSLDIAILLQVWFYRKNTKARDMRRGDXQFAPEEQPQQTQNNPHDIHTQTNTTDNNQSLAISPTSSGDDHLLTANADNEHFNNYGNTEYKKYHDNRAFQYHHNNNTLSKIKGLSNVIPTDENYALDAVVIVKNSNGILRNSSSRSKSDFPIDNVAATETDGRARRRCRCQHSDVVRQRHNATQTPSSIVNCSQLINCHSHSASINCCGNRKSTDCCSLISGDLKSGEITSHCHITHHCHHYSPGSGGDGEKSSKKSCGCNKHKNNRHHHSHHHRHRHHQYRHLQSELQQRDKHVRQLPGYTSKSSFDSSDDLQQSGLGNQQERLHDIAIEIDAATLTEDNTSTATSNFAYKMAKANIAPIIMAPIHDNDEDDKTQRRKYHDYRCDSMNSTSTGETDELSHRNSGVRHKKTDCDNIPIWTESNTDRHEDTITPEIAYCKDSQCCIKKREASKLDAAHNECVRIQRKQFKASGADECCSTCSHCSDCSCQNADATSCSSFDELEADDNDEERRMAPHELVVSAECHRCNFRQTSTTSTGDEAEEEDGGKYEKVTAKMVKHSQRSIPDNNGTDSSAHTSRRSSASYCSCHSSTCYCCECKCADVVEDDCDSTTGQMLTARDNPCTALTSTAELELEHSSTLTPLTNASSAVSTPGAEEADVTLRSLTNTFAEDICSSPSQSAEYFSLSSNNQQSHFSPTDTPTHRPLKTPSEITADKSVDAGELGKKPCKHYTKHHRHKNPASAMDCYLXRSVSLVAWPAIDVNSLLQQTIRKTAVLHEPATARLTETQVSEQHQKGTRHGSNDSSTATLTPSITTIIKYPPMNSAASISTASGTSQQISLQSLNAVTTVTAICGSNGASVVTTASAPSSGRVKRTSKFSPAATEAFNCDPILFGQERRSTEIIL; encoded by the exons GTTTTCCAAGCAATATGAGCTTCCGCTTCTTGTACAAAGTGTTGTGATGAACATTACTATGTTCCTTATGATCCATTTGTGCGTTAAAGTGAAACGAATGAATGCTTCCAATAGGGAACTCACATTCTCGG CTGACGATCTGCGTCTACCAAAAGTAACGACCGACACCGATACTGCCGGTTCAGTATCCACAGATGCCGGCGTTTTGAAACGTGCCCGCTCGAGACACTATTTAAACG ATCtcgattataaatatttttggaattggAGCGATTTTCAATCGTATCTCGATTTTATGCTCGTTGTTTGGGCAGTCGGCGCAGCTATCACATATCTAATGTTATCTGTTACGTGGTTCATGGAAGCGGTTGGCTTTTGCGCAGTCTTCACCGAGGCTATGTTAG gaGCACCACAATTTCTACGGAACTTTAAGAATAAATCAACTTACGGAATGAGCATCCAAATGGTCATCATGTGGACGCTAGGTGATATGTTTAAGACTGGCTACTTTATTGTTAGGGAATCTCCAACACAATTTTGGATTTGTGGAACATTACAG gtTAGCTTAGATATTGCAATTCTTTTGCAAGTGTGGTTCTATAGAAAGAACACGAAGGCGCGTGATATGCGCCGCGGAGATTAGCAGTTTGCCCCCGAAgaacaaccacaacaaacacaaaacaatCCACATGATATTCACACTCAAACCAATACCACGGACAACAACCAATCTCTTGCTATTTCGCCTACGAGTAGCGGAGATGATCATCTGCTTACCGCAAATGCAGATAATGAACATTTCAACAACTATGGAAATaccgaatataaaaaatatcatgaTAACAGAGCCTTCCAATATCACCACAATAACAATACACTTTCGAAAATAAAGGGGTTATCCAATGTCATCCCAACTGACGAGAATTACGCATTAGACGCCGTAGTGATTGTCAAAAACTCCAATGGCATATTAAGAAACTCATCAAGTCGTTCGAAATCTGATTTTCCAATTGATAACGTTGCGGCCACAGAAACTGATGGCAGAGCACGTCGCAGATGCCGGTGTCAACATAGTGATGTGGTGCGGCAGCGCCATAATGCCACACAAACACCAAGCTCCATAGTGAACTGCAGCCAATTGATAAATTGCCATAGTCATAGCGCATCAATTAATTGTTGTGGAAACAGAAAATCTACCGACTGTTGCAGCCTAATTAGTGGTGATTTAAAATCCGGTGAAATTACATCGCACTGCCACATCACACACCATTGTCACCATTATTCTCCGGGCAGTGGTGGGGACGGAGAGAAGAGCAGCAAAAAGTCGTGTGGGtgtaataaacacaaaaataatcgaCATCATCATTCACACCATCATAGGCACCGACATCATCAGTATCGTCACTTACAATCGGAACTTCAGCAACGGGATAAACACGTCCGCCAACTTCCAGGTTATACCAGTAAGTCTTCCTTTGACTCCAGCGATGATCTACAACAATCTGGCCTTGGAAATCAGCAAGAACGCTTGCACGACATTGCAATTGAAATCGATGCAGCCACATTGACTGAAGACAACACAAGCACTGCCACCTCAAATTTTGCGTATAAAATGGCGAAGGCTAATATAGCGCCCATAATAATGGCGCCAATACACGACAACGATGAGGATGACAAGACACAAAGGAGAAAATATCATGATTATCGATGTGATTCCATGAATTCGACCAGCACAGGAGAAACTGATGAATTGTCTCATAGAAATTCCGGTGTGAGACATAAGAAGACAG ATTGTGATAACATACCAATTTGGACTGAATCCAACACCGACCGACATGAAGACACTATTACACCAGAGATAGCTTACTGTAAGGACTCTCAGTGTTGCATCAAGAAGAGAGAGGCTAGCAAACTTGACGCGGCACATAACGAATGTGTTCGAATTCAGCGCAAACAATTCAAGGCGAGTGGAGCAGATGAATGTTGCAGCACTTGCTCACATTGTTCGGATTGTTCCTGCCAGAATGCAGATGCCACTAGCTGCAGCAGTTTCGATGAGTTGGAAGCAGACGACAATGATGAGGAACGACGGATGGCACCTCACGAACTAGTGGTGTCGGCAGAATGTCATCGCTGTAATTTCCGTCAAACATCCACAACGTCTACTGGCGATGAAGCGGAAGAGGAGGACGGtggtaaatatgaaaaagtgaCCGCTAAAATGGTCAAACATTCGCAACGATCCATACCGGATAACAATGGTACGGATAGTTCTGCGCATACGAGTAGAAGGAGCAGTGCGAGTTATTGCTCCTGTCATTCGAgcacttgttattgttgtgaatGTAAATGTGCGGATGTTGTTGAGGACGACTGCGACTCAACGACTGGTCAGATGCTTACAGCGCGGGACAACCCCTGTACAGCTTTAACATCGACTGCCGAACTTGAGCTAGAACACTCAAGTACACTAACACCGTTAACAAATGCCTCATCAGCTGTGTCAACGCCTGGTGCGGAAGAAGCCGATGTGACACTACGAAGTTTGACCAACACATTTGCCGAGGACATTTGTTCCTCTCCGAGCCAATCGGCAGAGTATTTCTCACTCTCCTCCAACAATCAGCAAAGCCATTTTTCTCCCACAGATACGCCCACTCATAGACCATTGAAGACACCTAGCGAAATTACAGCGGATAAATCGGTCGATGCCGGGGAACTTGGTAAAAAGCCATGCAAACACTACACCAAACATCATCGCCATAAAAACCCTGCTTCTGCCATGGACTGCTACTTATGACGAAGTGTTTCGCTGGTCGCGTGGCCAGCGATCGACGTGAACTCGCTACTTCAGCAGACTATAAGAAAAACGGCCGTTCTTCACGAACCTGCAACAGCGCGACTAACAGAAACACAAG tgTCGGAACAACACCAAAAGGGTACACGACATGGGAGCAATGATAGTTCCACGGCCACATTGACCCCATCAATTACAACAATCATCAAATACCCACCTATGAACAGTGCAGCTAGTATTTCCACAGCTTCAGGCACATCACAGCAGATATCACTGCAATCGCTTAACGCTGTCACAACTGTCACGGCCATTTGTGGCAGTAACGGTGCTTCTGTGGTCACTACCGCGTCGGCACCCAGTAGCGGTCGTGTGAAACGTACTTCCAAATTTTCACCTGCTGCTACAGAAGCATTCAACTGTGACCCTATACTATTTGGTCAGGAGCGACGATCCACAGAAATCATCTTATAG